A genomic stretch from Halobellus sp. LT62 includes:
- a CDS encoding thiolase family protein: protein MPTPVIVAAHRTPFGKAGGVFADVRSEDLSVALIDHILAENSIESDAVDDLMWGVAQQRGEQDNNVARVIALLSELGEGVPATSINRWCASSMQAIISASDAIAAGNRECVIAGGVESMSRVPMDGDSYQHLHPELSEKYNVFQLQMGMTAEKVAEEYDVSREAQDEYALRSHQRAAEATESGRFDDEIVPIETESGTVTEDEGIRPDTSLEALGGLSPAFTGDGSVTAGNSSQMTDGAAATLVTSRAFAESHGLDILADVGTNAVAGVDPTVMGIGPVPATRNLLERAGRGIDDYDLVELNEAFASQCVYARRELGVDPEKYNVNGGAVAIGHPLGASGARLPVTLIHEMRKRDAERGLATLCVGFGQGAAIEFSR from the coding sequence ATGCCAACGCCAGTCATCGTCGCCGCTCACCGAACCCCGTTCGGAAAGGCGGGCGGCGTGTTCGCGGACGTCCGGAGCGAAGATCTCTCCGTCGCGCTGATCGACCATATTCTCGCGGAGAACAGTATCGAGAGCGACGCCGTCGACGATCTGATGTGGGGCGTCGCCCAGCAGCGCGGCGAGCAGGACAACAACGTCGCCCGCGTGATCGCCCTCCTCTCGGAGTTGGGCGAAGGCGTCCCGGCGACGAGCATCAACCGCTGGTGCGCCTCGTCGATGCAGGCGATCATTTCCGCTTCCGACGCCATCGCCGCGGGCAATCGCGAGTGCGTTATCGCCGGCGGCGTCGAGAGTATGAGCCGCGTGCCGATGGACGGCGACTCATACCAACATCTCCACCCGGAACTCTCCGAGAAGTACAACGTCTTCCAGCTCCAGATGGGAATGACCGCCGAGAAGGTCGCAGAGGAGTACGACGTCTCCCGGGAGGCCCAAGACGAGTACGCGCTTCGGTCCCACCAGCGGGCCGCCGAAGCGACCGAATCGGGTCGCTTCGACGACGAGATCGTTCCGATAGAGACCGAATCGGGTACCGTCACCGAGGACGAAGGGATCCGACCTGACACCTCCCTCGAAGCGCTCGGGGGACTCTCGCCGGCGTTCACCGGTGACGGATCGGTCACCGCGGGCAACTCCTCACAGATGACAGACGGCGCGGCAGCGACCCTCGTCACTTCACGGGCGTTCGCCGAATCGCACGGCCTCGATATCCTCGCGGACGTCGGCACCAACGCCGTCGCGGGCGTCGATCCGACGGTGATGGGGATCGGCCCGGTCCCGGCGACGCGGAATCTGCTGGAGCGCGCCGGCCGCGGCATCGACGACTACGATCTGGTCGAGCTCAACGAGGCGTTCGCGAGCCAGTGCGTCTACGCGCGTCGGGAACTGGGCGTCGACCCCGAGAAGTACAACGTCAACGGCGGCGCGGTCGCGATCGGGCATCCGCTGGGTGCGTCGGGCGCGCGCCTCCCCGTAACGCTGATCCACGAGATGCGAAAGCGCGACGCCGAGCGCGGGCTCGCGACGCTCTGCGTCGGCTTCGGGCAGGGCGCAGCGATCGAATTCTCTCGGTAG
- a CDS encoding ATP-binding protein, giving the protein MSNRALEVVEFLLTAHLYSDNRDLDENDLPPRYRRVFWTEPDDEDEDENDDGPNVVGIERPLVVTDSVARKATGVEHPWETVSDLLFTQREEFSGRISLTQPEMAIEWFLDRADRERLETNPTIAAAVEGREGVDVTHAEAREHTRPIQADRVWIDSLLEEYFDEEEDAEMLDLVQVRAPEEIEMTLEDLVLTGDQEGEIHKLMQAIEHREYLADIGLREIGKILFVGPPGTGKTTVSRALAHELGLPFVEVKLSMITSQYLGETAKNVEKTFEVAKRLSPCILFIDEFDSVAKTRRSDEHAALKRAVNTLLKSIDDISLIRDEVILIGATNHPDQLDAAAWRRFDEIVNFPKPDSQMRADILRIITRRMDISDFDPEAVAELTEGLTGSDLRMVLREAVLEALTEERMTLTQEDIVEAVEDFEERDNLKNMDMMSDGDQLVAGDGDDHDHSHDHDH; this is encoded by the coding sequence ATGAGTAACCGGGCTCTCGAAGTCGTAGAATTTCTCCTCACGGCGCACCTCTACAGCGACAACCGTGATCTCGACGAGAACGATCTGCCGCCGCGGTACCGACGGGTCTTCTGGACGGAACCGGACGACGAGGACGAAGACGAAAACGACGACGGACCGAACGTCGTCGGCATCGAACGACCCCTCGTCGTCACCGACAGCGTCGCGCGGAAGGCGACCGGCGTCGAACACCCGTGGGAGACGGTCTCAGATCTGCTCTTCACCCAGCGCGAGGAGTTCTCCGGCCGGATCTCGCTGACGCAGCCCGAGATGGCGATCGAGTGGTTCCTCGACCGCGCCGATCGCGAACGACTGGAGACGAACCCGACGATCGCGGCCGCCGTCGAGGGGCGCGAGGGCGTCGACGTCACGCACGCCGAAGCGCGCGAGCACACCCGGCCGATTCAGGCCGACCGCGTCTGGATCGACAGCCTCCTTGAGGAGTACTTCGACGAGGAGGAGGACGCCGAGATGCTCGATCTCGTGCAGGTGCGCGCGCCCGAGGAGATCGAGATGACGCTCGAGGACCTCGTCCTCACCGGCGATCAGGAGGGGGAGATCCACAAGCTGATGCAGGCGATCGAACACCGCGAGTACCTCGCGGACATCGGCCTCCGCGAGATCGGCAAGATCCTCTTCGTCGGCCCGCCGGGGACCGGGAAGACGACCGTCTCGCGCGCCCTCGCGCACGAACTCGGACTCCCGTTCGTCGAAGTGAAGCTCTCGATGATCACGAGCCAGTACCTCGGCGAGACGGCCAAGAACGTCGAGAAGACCTTCGAGGTCGCGAAACGGCTCTCGCCGTGTATCCTCTTTATCGATGAGTTCGACTCCGTCGCGAAGACGCGTCGCTCCGACGAGCACGCGGCGCTGAAGCGCGCGGTCAACACGCTCTTGAAGAGCATCGACGACATCTCCCTGATCCGCGACGAGGTGATCCTGATCGGTGCGACCAACCACCCCGATCAGCTCGACGCGGCGGCGTGGCGGCGCTTCGACGAGATCGTCAACTTCCCCAAACCGGACAGTCAGATGCGCGCGGATATCCTCCGGATCATCACTCGTCGGATGGACATCTCCGATTTCGACCCCGAGGCCGTCGCCGAGCTGACGGAGGGCCTCACGGGGTCAGATCTCCGGATGGTGCTTCGGGAGGCTGTGTTGGAAGCGCTGACCGAAGAGCGGATGACGCTCACCCAAGAGGACATCGTCGAGGCCGTCGAGGACTTCGAGGAGCGCGACAATCTCAAGAATATGGATATGATGTCGGACGGCGACCAGCTCGTCGCGGGCGACGGCGACGACCACGATCACTCGCACGATCACGATCACTGA
- a CDS encoding MBL fold metallo-hydrolase — translation MRVTLLGTGDTTGTPTVGCDCDTCAEARRLDVERTRFSVHVENERTGESLLVDFSPDFRHQFLAREVPLPDAGLVTHIHFDHLDGLGNAYRLFDDLPVYAADETDPKTGESVAETVSRKYDYLDRVTVHPETPFEPFEVCGLEVTLVPVDHPPLICFGLAIEDPETGAKLSLSGDTSYGIPERSRAVLDDPDLLLADGIVPASLSEHHPRGGKHLDADGVPRTFGQKHMTREGALALANDLSATETRIVHTSHFYPAEEAFAEPLAVDGEIYEL, via the coding sequence ATGCGGGTTACGTTGCTCGGGACGGGCGATACGACCGGGACGCCGACGGTCGGCTGCGACTGCGACACCTGCGCGGAGGCGCGTCGGCTCGACGTCGAGCGCACGCGCTTTTCGGTCCACGTCGAGAACGAGCGCACCGGCGAGTCGCTGCTCGTCGACTTCAGCCCCGACTTCCGACACCAGTTTCTCGCCCGCGAGGTCCCGCTCCCGGACGCGGGGCTCGTCACGCACATTCACTTCGACCACCTCGACGGCCTCGGCAACGCCTACCGGCTCTTCGACGACCTTCCCGTCTATGCGGCCGACGAGACCGACCCGAAAACGGGCGAGAGCGTCGCCGAAACGGTCTCGCGGAAGTACGACTACCTCGATCGCGTGACCGTCCACCCGGAGACGCCCTTCGAGCCGTTCGAGGTCTGCGGGCTTGAGGTGACGCTCGTGCCGGTCGATCACCCGCCGCTGATCTGCTTCGGGCTCGCGATCGAAGATCCCGAGACCGGCGCGAAGCTGTCGCTGTCGGGCGATACCAGCTACGGCATTCCCGAGCGGTCGCGGGCGGTCCTCGACGACCCCGACCTGCTTCTGGCCGACGGCATCGTCCCCGCGTCGCTGAGCGAGCACCACCCCCGCGGCGGGAAGCACCTCGACGCCGACGGCGTCCCGCGGACGTTCGGACAGAAGCATATGACCCGCGAGGGCGCGCTGGCCTTGGCGAACGATCTGTCGGCGACGGAGACCCGAATCGTCCACACATCGCACTTCTACCCCGCCGAGGAGGCGTTCGCGGAGCCGCTGGCGGTCGACGGTGAAATCTACGAGCTGTGA
- a CDS encoding TRAP transporter permease: MGTFRSFIGRHGWVRKLVLGTPPALLSIAVIAYAMTPYLPKQLFTNLVLGLSLATYFVNRGLIPEDDSDDGVSRVVTAGSLLLLVASIASVAYVHLVFDRWLETGAFVIYNNVDLLVGGSLIVLVTVVTSDKFGHFLGALVLATVLYGVGGPYLPGILSHGGISLETIVFKNTISLQGVYGFLTQIAATWVAIFVIFAGIVRRFGGFDLILELTERLEGSFRGAVPQTAVVSSMFMGTMMGGAGVNVAATGSFTIPLMQERGILGKHAGAIESVASTAGQVLPPIMGSAAFIMADILGIPFADVAIAAAIPAFLYYGVTSYGVYQWSIWYDWERDEDEVQSPDGAEEPSDGDGKSRRTFFLQSAQFIVPLVVLIYLLIVMRYGPLYSGLYTVLTLFATRFVYLLASDGLGWAPLRQYAREFLSGLRHGGESAAPFVALLAALAVVINIFGATGLTNRITFALSTLTGTSFVGILVISMILALLFGLGMPTPAAYLLVATIIAPVIVELGSVNDFIVEPIVAHMFVFYFALLSALTPPVALAVAMAINISGSDFLETALESIRLGGPTFLIPFVFVYNPSLIFWSFPETLIAVVVQSIGLMVALSVTMGVEFGRRLPRYERALRAVLFLVIAFGPSLAVQLTGVAVVALSVLLRGGVPQLRSASQ; this comes from the coding sequence ATGGGTACGTTCCGTTCATTCATCGGCCGTCACGGATGGGTTCGGAAGCTCGTCTTAGGCACCCCACCGGCCCTCCTCTCGATCGCAGTCATCGCCTACGCGATGACACCATACCTTCCGAAACAGCTGTTTACGAACCTCGTGCTCGGCCTGTCGCTCGCGACGTACTTCGTCAACCGCGGGCTGATTCCGGAAGACGACAGCGACGACGGCGTCTCCCGAGTTGTCACCGCAGGGAGTCTCCTCCTGCTCGTCGCCTCGATCGCGTCGGTCGCATACGTCCACCTCGTCTTCGATCGCTGGCTCGAAACCGGCGCGTTCGTGATCTACAACAACGTCGACCTGCTCGTCGGCGGGTCGTTGATCGTCCTCGTCACGGTCGTCACCTCCGATAAGTTCGGGCACTTCCTCGGCGCGCTCGTGCTCGCGACCGTACTGTACGGCGTCGGCGGGCCGTACCTCCCGGGCATCCTCAGCCACGGCGGGATCTCGCTGGAGACGATCGTGTTCAAGAACACGATCTCCCTGCAGGGCGTCTACGGGTTCCTCACGCAGATCGCGGCGACGTGGGTAGCGATCTTTGTGATCTTCGCCGGAATCGTCCGGCGGTTCGGCGGGTTCGACCTCATCCTCGAACTCACAGAGCGATTGGAGGGCTCGTTCAGAGGCGCGGTCCCGCAGACCGCCGTCGTCTCCAGTATGTTTATGGGCACGATGATGGGCGGCGCGGGCGTCAACGTCGCCGCGACGGGCTCTTTCACCATCCCGCTGATGCAAGAGCGGGGAATTCTCGGCAAGCACGCCGGCGCGATCGAGTCGGTCGCGAGCACGGCCGGGCAAGTCCTGCCGCCGATTATGGGCTCTGCGGCGTTCATCATGGCGGACATTCTCGGCATCCCCTTCGCCGACGTCGCGATCGCCGCCGCGATCCCGGCGTTTCTGTACTACGGCGTCACCAGTTACGGCGTCTACCAGTGGTCGATCTGGTACGACTGGGAACGCGACGAGGATGAAGTGCAATCGCCTGACGGGGCCGAGGAGCCGTCGGACGGGGACGGGAAGTCCAGACGCACGTTCTTCCTGCAGAGCGCGCAGTTCATCGTCCCCCTCGTCGTCCTGATCTACCTCCTCATCGTGATGCGGTACGGCCCGCTCTACAGCGGTCTGTACACCGTGTTGACGCTGTTCGCGACGCGGTTCGTCTACCTGCTCGCAAGCGACGGTCTCGGCTGGGCACCGCTCCGCCAGTACGCCCGCGAGTTCCTCTCGGGACTCAGACACGGCGGGGAGTCCGCAGCGCCGTTCGTCGCGTTGCTCGCCGCGCTCGCGGTCGTCATCAACATCTTCGGGGCGACCGGGCTGACGAACCGGATCACGTTCGCGCTGTCGACGCTCACCGGCACGTCGTTCGTCGGCATCCTCGTCATCAGTATGATCCTCGCGCTGCTCTTCGGTCTCGGGATGCCGACGCCCGCCGCGTACCTGCTGGTGGCAACGATCATCGCGCCGGTGATCGTCGAACTCGGCAGCGTGAACGACTTCATCGTCGAACCGATCGTCGCGCACATGTTCGTGTTCTACTTCGCGCTCCTCTCGGCGCTCACCCCGCCGGTGGCGTTAGCGGTCGCGATGGCGATCAACATCTCCGGATCGGACTTCTTGGAGACGGCGCTCGAGTCGATCCGGCTCGGCGGCCCGACGTTCCTGATTCCGTTCGTCTTCGTGTACAACCCCTCGCTGATCTTCTGGTCGTTCCCCGAGACGCTCATCGCGGTCGTCGTTCAGTCGATCGGGCTGATGGTCGCGCTGTCGGTCACGATGGGCGTCGAGTTCGGGCGTCGGCTCCCGCGGTACGAGCGAGCGCTCAGAGCGGTGCTGTTCCTCGTGATCGCGTTCGGGCCGAGCCTCGCGGTTCAGCTCACCGGCGTCGCGGTCGTCGCGCTCAGCGTCCTGCTGCGCGGCGGCGTTCCGCAGCTCCGATCGGCCAGTCAATAA
- a CDS encoding TAXI family TRAP transporter solute-binding subunit, producing MRRSITRRESLKTIGGVAALAGLAGCSGDNGGDSGGDSGGDSYGGDSSSGDGDSDGGDTDGGSEPESVSTFGIISGPQNGVTFLMHNAAAGVLDRESDVGLDVVSGTSGESMVRLVGGNEELAFGTAFAGLNAMNREAEFSQVEFNHEIYQMMTQTTLIEPILVPTDSDYEYWSDLDGASIATGTQGSTYQEYYRTALDLAVGEGNYELVHQGATEIPQEFSAGRVDAMGGPGIVSGLTPGFMQQAYSDNDVRLLGLTDETEQAIEDHEWLSLETLPNGDFGDSIEEYTDESETTTVRVDYPHYTTDKVDADSVYNLLDALWSNREALIDAHEGWRLFEDDEVWTSTLHPDIPVHPGAVEFFEEQGLWNDDLTAGSF from the coding sequence ATGAGAAGGTCTATCACACGACGCGAATCGCTCAAGACGATCGGCGGTGTCGCCGCGTTAGCCGGGCTCGCCGGTTGCTCGGGCGACAACGGAGGTGACAGTGGTGGCGACAGCGGCGGAGACAGCTACGGGGGCGACTCGTCGTCCGGTGACGGTGACTCCGACGGCGGAGATACCGATGGCGGGTCGGAGCCCGAGTCCGTCTCGACGTTCGGGATCATCTCCGGGCCGCAGAACGGCGTGACGTTCCTGATGCACAACGCCGCGGCGGGCGTGCTCGACAGGGAGAGCGACGTCGGCCTCGACGTGGTCTCGGGGACGAGCGGAGAGTCGATGGTGCGGTTGGTCGGCGGCAACGAGGAACTCGCCTTCGGGACGGCCTTCGCGGGGCTCAACGCGATGAACCGCGAAGCGGAGTTCTCGCAGGTCGAATTCAACCACGAGATCTACCAGATGATGACGCAGACGACGTTGATCGAGCCGATCCTCGTGCCGACCGACAGCGACTACGAGTACTGGTCGGACCTCGACGGCGCGTCCATCGCGACGGGGACGCAGGGGTCGACCTATCAAGAGTACTACCGGACCGCACTCGACCTCGCGGTCGGTGAGGGCAACTACGAACTCGTCCACCAAGGCGCGACTGAGATTCCCCAAGAGTTCAGCGCCGGTCGGGTCGACGCGATGGGCGGCCCCGGCATCGTGAGCGGACTGACGCCCGGGTTCATGCAGCAGGCGTACTCCGACAACGACGTCCGGCTGCTGGGGCTCACCGACGAGACCGAGCAGGCGATCGAGGACCACGAGTGGCTCTCGCTGGAGACGCTTCCGAACGGGGACTTCGGCGACAGCATCGAGGAGTACACCGACGAGAGCGAGACGACGACGGTCCGCGTCGATTACCCGCACTACACGACCGACAAGGTCGACGCCGACAGCGTGTACAACCTTCTCGACGCGCTCTGGAGCAACCGCGAAGCGCTCATCGACGCTCACGAGGGCTGGCGGCTGTTCGAGGACGACGAGGTGTGGACGAGTACGTTGCACCCGGACATCCCGGTCCATCCGGGAGCCGTCGAGTTCTTCGAAGAGCAGGGACTCTGGAACGACGACCTCACCGCGGGGAGTTTCTGA
- a CDS encoding IclR family transcriptional regulator: MEGGTERGNDGPNYVEATQKSIGVLRFLKEHGPATLSTIAEGTDSAKSTVYRHLRTLEDAGYLVETDDGYRIGQLFLDYGIEAQRSHPLYEAGKPKIDALAEKVGEKVWLVVEENGYAVYLYMQSGNELYRSFTRVGYRGHLHAFSAGKAILARMSKSEVNAILDRRGLPAYTEQTITDRDRLFAELDRIRQQGYALHLEEAVDGGNAISVPIQHEDGSPIGSVCVAGPAHRLNESYLRSELSDLLLGTKNEIELSMRYEA, encoded by the coding sequence ATGGAAGGCGGAACCGAACGCGGAAACGACGGCCCGAATTACGTCGAGGCGACGCAGAAATCCATCGGCGTCCTTCGGTTTCTCAAGGAGCACGGCCCCGCGACGCTATCGACGATCGCCGAGGGAACCGACAGCGCGAAGAGTACCGTCTACCGCCACCTCCGGACGCTGGAGGACGCGGGCTATCTCGTCGAGACCGACGACGGCTACCGGATCGGACAGTTGTTCCTCGATTACGGTATCGAAGCGCAGCGGTCGCATCCGCTGTACGAGGCCGGAAAGCCGAAAATCGACGCGCTGGCGGAGAAAGTTGGTGAGAAGGTGTGGCTGGTCGTCGAGGAGAACGGGTACGCCGTCTACCTGTATATGCAGTCGGGCAACGAGCTGTACCGGTCGTTCACGCGCGTCGGCTACCGGGGACACCTCCACGCGTTTTCGGCGGGGAAGGCCATTCTCGCTCGGATGAGCAAAAGCGAGGTGAACGCGATCCTCGACCGGCGAGGCCTCCCCGCGTACACCGAGCAGACGATCACCGACAGAGACAGGCTGTTCGCGGAACTCGATCGGATTCGACAGCAGGGGTACGCACTTCACCTCGAGGAGGCGGTCGACGGCGGCAACGCGATCAGCGTCCCGATCCAGCACGAGGACGGCTCGCCGATCGGCTCGGTCTGCGTCGCCGGCCCCGCTCACAGGCTGAACGAGTCGTACCTGCGCTCGGAGCTCTCGGATCTGCTGCTCGGGACGAAAAACGAGATCGAACTGAGTATGCGATATGAGGCGTAA
- a CDS encoding MBL fold metallo-hydrolase codes for MKTTLLGTANPIPTLDRAGNAILVEVAGEPYLVDCGPRTVYELLRNEVDPGDVENLLFTHHHMDHNLSFFHLAIVGWTAGRESLEIYGPTGTEELVDGLYSLWEEDIEYRKEAGYPADGIERISTTRVAEGFELVTDDVRIEALPVEHSIETYGYKFTERETGSTTVLSSDTAKIDRLAAFASDADVLVMTCGIVPVGETPDDGFVWERYTEPYEEERRNVLMNYHVTPTQAGEIAADADVDTLVLTHFTPYPDRDAIEAEAGAVFDGEVIAAEDGFSITV; via the coding sequence GTGAAAACGACCCTTCTCGGGACCGCGAACCCGATCCCGACACTCGATCGCGCGGGTAACGCGATCCTCGTCGAGGTCGCGGGCGAACCATACCTCGTCGACTGCGGCCCCCGAACAGTGTACGAACTCCTCCGAAACGAGGTTGACCCCGGCGACGTCGAGAACCTCCTGTTCACGCACCATCACATGGATCACAACCTCTCGTTTTTCCACCTCGCCATCGTCGGCTGGACGGCGGGCCGAGAGTCGCTCGAGATCTACGGCCCCACCGGGACCGAGGAGCTCGTCGACGGGCTGTACTCGCTCTGGGAGGAGGACATCGAATACCGGAAGGAGGCGGGCTATCCCGCCGACGGAATCGAGCGCATCTCCACGACGCGCGTCGCGGAGGGTTTCGAGTTGGTGACCGACGACGTCCGCATCGAGGCACTGCCGGTCGAGCACTCGATCGAGACCTACGGCTACAAATTCACCGAGCGGGAGACCGGTTCGACGACCGTGCTCTCCTCCGACACCGCGAAGATCGACCGGCTCGCGGCGTTCGCGTCCGACGCCGACGTCCTCGTGATGACGTGCGGGATCGTGCCGGTCGGTGAGACCCCCGACGACGGCTTCGTCTGGGAGCGATACACCGAACCGTACGAGGAGGAGCGCCGAAACGTCCTGATGAACTACCACGTCACGCCGACGCAGGCGGGCGAGATCGCGGCCGACGCCGACGTCGACACGCTCGTCCTGACGCACTTCACGCCGTACCCCGACCGCGACGCCATCGAGGCGGAGGCAGGGGCGGTGTTCGACGGCGAGGTCATCGCCGCCGAGGACGGCTTTTCGATCACCGTCTGA
- a CDS encoding TQO small subunit DoxD, translating to MDFDLQGTLAGYWVAVLRVLTGYWFLHAGITKFAFVSGEPFSAQGYLANAPAASPIQGFLVWAGQTTWLLEFTNVMIPVGETLIGLGLVVGALVRLASLFGGVLMAFFYLGNASWGQGLVNGDLMGLLLFVTVGVLGAGRVLGLDAVIERTKLGERRVAKYLLG from the coding sequence CTGGACTTCGACCTGCAGGGGACGCTCGCGGGGTACTGGGTCGCCGTACTCCGCGTCCTCACGGGGTATTGGTTCCTGCACGCGGGGATCACCAAGTTCGCCTTCGTCTCGGGTGAACCGTTCAGCGCGCAGGGGTATCTCGCCAACGCCCCGGCCGCGAGTCCGATTCAGGGCTTCCTCGTCTGGGCCGGTCAGACGACGTGGCTGCTGGAGTTCACGAACGTCATGATTCCCGTGGGTGAGACGCTCATCGGGCTCGGACTCGTCGTCGGCGCGCTCGTCAGGCTGGCGAGCCTCTTCGGCGGCGTCCTGATGGCGTTCTTCTACCTCGGGAACGCCAGCTGGGGGCAGGGCCTCGTCAACGGTGACCTGATGGGACTGCTGCTGTTCGTCACCGTCGGCGTTCTCGGCGCGGGACGCGTCCTCGGACTGGACGCGGTCATCGAACGGACGAAGCTGGGTGAGCGTCGGGTCGCGAAGTACCTGCTCGGGTAG
- a CDS encoding DUF5787 family protein, which translates to MADADTPQEFAFELALCSHLEATTEWVLSRQLGAAVDRSGRRIVDVVGVVPGPAFDERARITDRTIPVRAIESDVGVGEAVSRYRALRDEWGLREPVLERAVEVGFFETERQSGREFLRRTTRYPDEWFAGLVGIENKPDLGDPGALSRQLRTDVSLGLFEEVILATESHVTRAHLNRIPREVGVWRFDPETGEKNVIREPTSLATDEPGVELVEEGALRTDVAVVDADEKARARRRIAERAYGKGWRTYDFPACVHATATPDGRPYCSRFDCVVEPSRRCGDDCSAYEEDTPPDVDTEGLRADRTAWKRDPPGVARRQSGLDRFR; encoded by the coding sequence GTGGCCGACGCCGACACGCCTCAAGAGTTCGCCTTCGAACTCGCGTTGTGTTCGCATCTCGAAGCGACGACCGAGTGGGTGCTGAGTCGCCAACTCGGCGCGGCGGTCGACCGATCGGGGCGGCGCATCGTCGACGTCGTTGGCGTCGTTCCCGGCCCGGCGTTCGACGAACGCGCCCGGATCACCGATCGGACGATTCCGGTCCGCGCGATCGAGAGCGACGTCGGCGTCGGCGAGGCGGTCTCGCGGTACCGCGCGCTCCGCGACGAGTGGGGGCTTCGTGAACCGGTGCTCGAGCGGGCGGTCGAGGTCGGGTTCTTCGAGACCGAGCGCCAGAGCGGTCGAGAGTTCCTCCGGCGGACGACTCGGTACCCCGACGAGTGGTTCGCGGGTCTCGTGGGCATCGAGAACAAGCCCGACCTCGGCGACCCGGGCGCGCTCTCGCGGCAACTCCGCACCGACGTCTCGCTCGGACTGTTCGAGGAGGTGATCCTCGCGACCGAGAGCCACGTCACCCGCGCGCACCTGAACCGGATCCCGCGCGAGGTCGGCGTCTGGCGGTTCGATCCCGAGACTGGAGAGAAGAACGTGATTCGGGAGCCGACGTCGCTCGCCACCGACGAACCCGGCGTCGAACTCGTCGAGGAGGGAGCGCTCAGAACCGACGTGGCGGTCGTCGACGCCGACGAGAAGGCGCGAGCGAGGCGGCGTATCGCCGAACGAGCCTACGGGAAAGGTTGGCGGACCTACGACTTCCCCGCCTGTGTGCACGCGACCGCGACGCCAGACGGCCGTCCGTACTGCTCGCGGTTCGACTGTGTCGTCGAACCCAGTCGACGCTGCGGCGACGACTGCTCCGCGTACGAGGAAGACACCCCGCCCGATGTCGACACCGAGGGCCTTCGCGCGGATCGGACGGCGTGGAAGCGGGACCCGCCGGGCGTCGCGCGGCGGCAGTCGGGGCTGGATCGGTTCCGCTGA
- a CDS encoding NifU family protein, producing MSESDESLRRRVETWMAGQMPIIQMHGGESVVRKADPDSGEVVVELGGACAGCGISNITADNIKADLMMEFDEITDVRVKVPSAGDHGSSTVEGGRGGELQYGTEDPGHF from the coding sequence ATGAGCGAATCCGATGAGTCTCTCCGGCGACGCGTCGAGACGTGGATGGCCGGGCAGATGCCGATCATCCAGATGCACGGCGGCGAGAGCGTCGTCCGGAAGGCCGATCCCGACTCCGGCGAGGTCGTCGTCGAACTCGGCGGCGCGTGCGCCGGCTGCGGCATCTCGAACATCACGGCCGACAACATCAAGGCGGACCTGATGATGGAGTTCGACGAGATCACGGACGTCCGCGTGAAGGTTCCGAGCGCGGGCGACCACGGCAGCAGCACCGTCGAAGGTGGCCGCGGCGGCGAACTCCAGTACGGCACTGAAGATCCGGGACACTTCTGA